The genome window GGGTGAGCCCGGCGGCCAGGAGAAAGCGGATGTTGCGGACCCGTACCACCGCACGCTCGTCATAGACGCGGTAACCATTGGGGGCCCGCTCCGAGGAGATCAACCCCGCCTGCTCGTAGTGCCGCAGCGCACGGGCGGTCGCCCCGGTAGCCTTGGCCAACTCACCGATCTGCACCCGCTCCACCCTCCCGGGGCTTACTCCTATCACGCCACGACCGCCCCGCCGTCGACCGGGAGTACTACCCCGGTGACGAACGACGCGGCTGGGGCGGCAAGTCGGGTGATCGCCCAGGCCACCTCCTCCGGTCGGCCGATCCGGCCCAACGGGGTGTGCGCCAGTTGCCACTCCCGTACTGCGGCCATCCGTTCAGGCGTCAGTCCCTGGTGCTCGCCGATCGGGGTGTCGATCGCGCCGGGCGCGACCGCCACCACCCGGACCCCGCGAGGTGCCAGCTCGACCGCCCAGCTGCGGGTCAGCAGCTCCAGCGCGGTCTTGGTCGCCGCGTAGACCGAGCTGCCTGGCCAGGCCCGCTGCCCCACCGACGTACTCACGTTGACGATCACTCCGCCGGACGCCTCCAGAGGCGGCAGCGCGGCCTGCGCCAGCATGATGGGTGCGATCAGGTTGGTGGCGATCTGAGGCGCGATCATCTCCGGCGTGAGAGTGCCGAGGGCACCGCTGTGCACAATGCCGGCATTGTTGACCAGCACGTCCAACCGGCCGTAGATGTCCAGCGCGGTCCGGACGATCAGCTCGGGCCCGCCGTCGGCGGTGATGTCGGCAGCCAGAGGGGTGATTCGGTCGTGCCCGGCGGCGGTCTCGTTGAGATGTTCGGCCCGTCGGCCGACGGCGAGGACGTGGGCGCCCTCGGCGGCGAAGGCGCGGGCGGTGGCCCGGCCGATCCCGGTGCCGGCCCCGGTGACGGCGACGATCCTGCTGGTCCGGGGTGCGGTGCTGCTGTCCATGCCGGCCATCGTTCAACCCTGCCGCCAGCGGTAAGGTCAAGCGGCGCCTGGCGGGCTTGTGATCAGCGGGTGTGGTCGCCCGGGGCACAGCGTCGCCAGGCTCCTCCGACCTCGGCGGCGAGCTGAGTGGTGGTTTCGTCGTGATAGCCGAGCATGCGGGCGACGATGAGGGCGGAGGCCCGGCCGCGTCGCCGACGACCGCGGCACCCGGGCATGGGCCCTTGTTGGGACCACTTGAGGCAGCGTCGCGGACCGGCCTTCCGCGTGCACCGTGCGCATGCGGCCCTGGTCGTAGGTAGTAGGTCGCAGGTCGGTGGTCAAGTGCGGATCGAAATTGGAAGATTGGAGCTGTGGCGTCTCGTGACTTCGATGTGGACTCTTTCCTGCAGCAGCCGCTGACCGCTCGCATCGCGACGAGCGGGCCGACGGTGCGCCCCGTCTGGTTTCTCTGGGAAGAAGGCGCCTTCTGGAATTTGACGGGCCCATGGACACGGTTGTTCGACCGCGTGAAGCAGGACCCCAGCGTCGCCCTCGTGGTGGACGAATGCGATCTCGCGACGGGGCGCGTCCGGCAGGTGATCGCTCGGGGTCGGGCCGAGCTTGTCCCCTTCGATGTGCCGAGGGGGCGGCGCAAGCTGACCCGCTACCTGGGAACAGACGAGTCTCAGTGGGATGAGCGCTTCGTGCACTACCTCCACGACGATCCGGGCGAACGCGGCACGATGTGGCTGCGTATGGTGCCTGCCTCGCTCATCGCGCAGGACCTCAGCTATTCCACCGCCCTGTAAGGGGCTCATTCGTCTCGGTGTTCTTCTGTGCTTTGGTGCGAACCAGGCGGTGGTAATCCGTCACGGTTGAAACCGTAGTACTCGTCGAGGTTCGTCCATCGAGCGTTCTCCTAGCCGGGACACGAAGGTCTCGACCGGCCCACCC of Streptomyces cynarae contains these proteins:
- a CDS encoding SDR family NAD(P)-dependent oxidoreductase; the protein is MAGMDSSTAPRTSRIVAVTGAGTGIGRATARAFAAEGAHVLAVGRRAEHLNETAAGHDRITPLAADITADGGPELIVRTALDIYGRLDVLVNNAGIVHSGALGTLTPEMIAPQIATNLIAPIMLAQAALPPLEASGGVIVNVSTSVGQRAWPGSSVYAATKTALELLTRSWAVELAPRGVRVVAVAPGAIDTPIGEHQGLTPERMAAVREWQLAHTPLGRIGRPEEVAWAITRLAAPAASFVTGVVLPVDGGAVVA
- a CDS encoding pyridoxamine 5'-phosphate oxidase family protein is translated as MASRDFDVDSFLQQPLTARIATSGPTVRPVWFLWEEGAFWNLTGPWTRLFDRVKQDPSVALVVDECDLATGRVRQVIARGRAELVPFDVPRGRRKLTRYLGTDESQWDERFVHYLHDDPGERGTMWLRMVPASLIAQDLSYSTAL